In Brassica rapa cultivar Chiifu-401-42 chromosome A06, CAAS_Brap_v3.01, whole genome shotgun sequence, a single window of DNA contains:
- the LOC103871928 gene encoding berberine bridge enzyme-like 2 — MKLVCLISFFFFISTTSLAAVSPPNPTLYQNFLQCFSNQTKSPPNSLSDVVLPQTAPAFTPTLRAYIRNARFNTSTTSKPAIVIAARSEPHVQAAVLCTKSLNVQLKTRSGGHDYEGVSYTSNVPFFVLDMSNLRNITVVGESAWVGAGATLGEVYYRIWEKTKLHGFPAGVCPTVGAGGHISGGGYGNMIRKYGLSVDYVTDAKIVDVNGRVLDRKAMGEDLFWAIRGGGGASFGVILAYKITLVPVPPTVTVFRVEKNLDENAVDMVHKWQFVAPKTDPSLFMRLLLQPVTRNKAQTVRASVVALFLGKSSDVLSLLTRDFPELGLKQENCTELTWIQSVLWWANNDNATQVKPEILLDRNPDSASYGKRKSDYVEKEITKEGLDYLMRKMIEVGKTGLVFNPYGGKMSEVATTATPFPHRTKLYKVQHSINWKDPGTAAESSFLQQTRSFYSYMAPYVTQNPRHTYLNYRDLDIGVNTHGPNSYREAEVYGRKYFGENFDRLVKVKTAVDPQNFFRDEQSVPTLPGKA, encoded by the coding sequence ATGAAGCTCGTTTGTttgatttctttcttcttcttcatctcaacaACATCTCTTGCCGCTGTCTCTCCTCCGAACCCAACACTCTACCAAAACTTTCTCCAATGTTTctcaaaccaaacaaaatccCCTCCTAACTCCTTATCCGACGTCGTCTTACCCCAAACCGCACCCGCTTTCACCCCCACCCTACGCGCCTACATCCGAAACGCGCGTTTCAACACTTCCACCACCTCCAAACCAGCCATCGTGATCGCGGCGCGTTCCGAGCCCCACGTCCAAGCCGCAGTCCTCTGCACCAAATCCCTCAACGTCCAGCTGAAAACGCGAAGCGGCGGCCACGACTACGAAGGCGTTTCCTACACCTCCAACGTCCCTTTCTTCGTCCTCGACATGTCCAACCTCCGCAACATCACCGTCGTCGGCGAGTCCGCGTGGGTGGGAGCCGGCGCCACCCTCGGCGAGGTTTACTACAGGATATGGGAGAAAACAAAGCTCCACGGGTTCCCCGCCGGAGTCTGTCCCACCGTCGGAGCCGGAGGGCACATCAGCGGCGGAGGATACGGTAACATGATCAGAAAGTACGGTCTCTCCGTTGACTACGTCACCGACGCGAAGATCGTGGACGTTAACGGACGCGTTCTTGATCGTAAAGCAATGGGAGAAGATCTCTTCTGGGCTattagaggaggaggaggcgcgAGCTTCGGTGTGATCTTGGCTTACAAGATCACACTCGTCCCCGTTCCCCCGACCGTTACCGTCTTCAGAGTGGAGAAAAACTTAGACGAGAACGCAGTTGATATGGTTCATAAATGGCAGTTCGTTGCTCCCAAGACCGATCCAAGCCTCTTCATGAGGCTTTTATTACAGCCCGTGACGCGAAACAAAGCCCAGACGGTTAGAGCTTCAGTCGTGGCCTTGTTTCTCGGTAAGTCGAGCGATGTCTTGTCTTTGTTAACAAGAGACTTCCCAGAGCTCGGTCTGAAGCAAGAGAACTGCACCGAGCTTACGTGGATACAGTCTGTGTTATGGTGGGCGAACAACGACAACGCTACACAGGTGAAACCCGAGATCTTGCTGGACCGTAACCCGGACTCGGCGTCTTACGGGAAGAGGAAGTCGGATTACGTGGAGAAGGAGATAACCAAAGAAGGGTTGGATTACTTGATGAGGAAGATGATCGAGGTAGGGAAGACAGGGTTGGTGTTTAACCCTTACGGAGGGAAGATGAGCGAGGTGGCTACGACCGCGACTCCGTTCCCTCACAGGACCAAGCTTTACAAAGTCCAGCACTCGATTAACTGGAAGGATCCTGGGACGGCAGCTGAGAGCAGTTTCTTGCAGCAGACGAGGAGCTTCTATAGCTACATGGCTCCTTATGTGACGCAGAACCCTAGACACACGTATCTCAACTACAGGGATTTGGATATTGGTGTTAATACTCACGGGCCGAATAGTTACAGAGAGGCTGAGGTTTATGGGAGGAAGTACTTTGGAGAGAATTTCGATAGGTTGGTGAAAGTGAAAACTGCCGTAGATCCGCAAAACTTCTTCAGAGATGAACAGAGTGTACCTACCTTGCCTGGCAAGGCATAG
- the LOC103871927 gene encoding dehydrodolichyl diphosphate synthase complex subunit NUS1 isoform X1 has protein sequence MDFNDPMLALSSWIGQVSFLIGDFGLGLLWRFIHIVVTLCHIVSGIFEAVESYAISLGLIQKYSSIDIEKLKCLAVVVDIEAARDVSKVVELLEWLTTIGVKQVGLFDSQGLLKKSKDMILEMVPRSVLLQETGEKDTSGIALEFISSSDNKEAVVKAANILFQKYLKSRHPGKDEEGENVFTESHLNEALRVVGESVHVPDLLLVYGPVRSHLGFPAWRLRYTEIVHMGSLKYMRYGSLLKAIHKFTGVRQNYGV, from the exons ATGGATTTCAATGATCCGATGCTTGCCCTGAGTTCCTGGATTGGTCAAGTGAGTTTCTTG ATTGGTGATTTTGGACTTGGTTTGCTATGGCGTTTCATACACATTGTTGTGACCTTGTGTCACATTGTCTCTGGCATCTTTGAGGCGGTTGAAAGCTATGCGATCTCGTTAGGATTGATTCAGAAGTATAGTTCAATTGATATCGAGAAGCTCAAGTGTCTAGCTGTTGTAGTGGACATCGAAGCAGCTCGTGATGTTTCCAAGGTTGTTGAGCTTTTGGAGTGGCTAACGACCATTGGGGTGAAACAAGTTGGTCTTTTTGACTCTCAAG GTTTATTGAAGAAATCCAAGGATATGATCCTTGAAATGGTGCCACGTTCAGTGTTGTTACAG GAGACTGGTGAAAAGGATACTTCGGGCATTGCTTTAGAATTCATTTCGTCGTCTGACAATAAAGAAGCTGTTGTGAAAGCAGCCAACATACTATTCCAGAAGTACTTGAAATCCAGGCATCCGGGGAAGGATGAAGAAGGGGAAAACGTTTTTACAGAGTCTCATCTGAACGAAGCATTAAGAGTTGTTG GTGAGAGTGTACACGTTCCTGATCTGTTGCTGGTTTATGGACCTGTAAGGAGCCACCTCGGTTTCCCTGCTTGGAGACTTCGATACACCGAGATCGT ACATATGGGATCGTTGAAGTATATGAGATACGGTTCCCTTTTGAAGGCAATCCACAAATTCACAGGCGTGCGCCAAAACTATG GGGTTTGA
- the LOC103871927 gene encoding dehydrodolichyl diphosphate synthase complex subunit NUS1 isoform X2, giving the protein MDFNDPMLALSSWIGQIGDFGLGLLWRFIHIVVTLCHIVSGIFEAVESYAISLGLIQKYSSIDIEKLKCLAVVVDIEAARDVSKVVELLEWLTTIGVKQVGLFDSQGLLKKSKDMILEMVPRSVLLQETGEKDTSGIALEFISSSDNKEAVVKAANILFQKYLKSRHPGKDEEGENVFTESHLNEALRVVGESVHVPDLLLVYGPVRSHLGFPAWRLRYTEIVHMGSLKYMRYGSLLKAIHKFTGVRQNYGV; this is encoded by the exons ATGGATTTCAATGATCCGATGCTTGCCCTGAGTTCCTGGATTGGTCAA ATTGGTGATTTTGGACTTGGTTTGCTATGGCGTTTCATACACATTGTTGTGACCTTGTGTCACATTGTCTCTGGCATCTTTGAGGCGGTTGAAAGCTATGCGATCTCGTTAGGATTGATTCAGAAGTATAGTTCAATTGATATCGAGAAGCTCAAGTGTCTAGCTGTTGTAGTGGACATCGAAGCAGCTCGTGATGTTTCCAAGGTTGTTGAGCTTTTGGAGTGGCTAACGACCATTGGGGTGAAACAAGTTGGTCTTTTTGACTCTCAAG GTTTATTGAAGAAATCCAAGGATATGATCCTTGAAATGGTGCCACGTTCAGTGTTGTTACAG GAGACTGGTGAAAAGGATACTTCGGGCATTGCTTTAGAATTCATTTCGTCGTCTGACAATAAAGAAGCTGTTGTGAAAGCAGCCAACATACTATTCCAGAAGTACTTGAAATCCAGGCATCCGGGGAAGGATGAAGAAGGGGAAAACGTTTTTACAGAGTCTCATCTGAACGAAGCATTAAGAGTTGTTG GTGAGAGTGTACACGTTCCTGATCTGTTGCTGGTTTATGGACCTGTAAGGAGCCACCTCGGTTTCCCTGCTTGGAGACTTCGATACACCGAGATCGT ACATATGGGATCGTTGAAGTATATGAGATACGGTTCCCTTTTGAAGGCAATCCACAAATTCACAGGCGTGCGCCAAAACTATG GGGTTTGA
- the LOC103871931 gene encoding arogenate dehydratase/prephenate dehydratase 1, chloroplastic: MALRCFPIWACPQTAYYHYPLLGLDTKRRRIPLWECSSSASQRAVTAVGSEVPYGRELKKPSDEMGLTQESPQLETFHRDLSMLPKPLTANSLTSSAGDDSKVRISFQGIPGAYSETAALKAYPNCETVPCDQFETAFQAVELWLVDKAVLPIENSVGGSIHRNYDLLLRHRLHIVQEVHLPINHCLLGVPGVSIEDIKCVLSHPQVLLTPFPSDSSKFTDVFVYLQALDQCVNSLNDLGIQRVSAKDTATAAQTVSSSGERSIGAVASVRAANIYGLDILVENIQDDANNVTRFLILARDPMIPRTDRPYKTSIVFSLEEGPGVLFKALAVFSLRNINLSKIESRPQRRRPLRVVDGSNNGCAKYFDYLFYIDFEASMAETRAQHALGHLQEFTSFIRILGCYPMDLVS; the protein is encoded by the exons atggCTCTGAGGTGTTTCCCCATCTGGGCTTGTCCCCAGACGGCTTATTATCATTACCCTCTGCTTGGTTTGGACACGAAACGCCGTCGTATCCCCCTCTGGGAATGCTCCTCCTCGGCTTCCCAGAGAGCCGTCACTGCCGTTGGAAGCGAGGTTCCGTACGGACGTGAGCTCAAGAAGCCCTCTGATGAAATGGGTCTGACTCAGGAGAGTCCCCAGCTGGAAACTTTTCATAGAGACTTGAGTATGCTTCCTA AACCGCTAACTGCAAACAGTCTTACCTCTTCTGCTGGGGATGATTCAAAAGTGCGAATTTCGTTTCAG GGCATACCAGGTGCGTATAGCGAGACAGCAGCACTGAAAGCATATCCAAACTGTGAAACCGTACCATGTGACCAGTTTGAAACTGCGTTCCAG GCTGTGGAGCTTTGGTTGGTGGATAAAGCAGTATTACCGATAGAGAATTCAGTAGGTGGTAGTATCCACCGTAACTATGATTTGCTTCTTCGTCATAGGCTTCACATTGTCCAAGAAGTTCATTTGCCTATTAATCATTGTCTCTTGGGAGTCCCTGGTGTTAGTATAGAAGATATTAAATGCGTTCTAAGCCATCCTCAGGTTCTTTTAACTCCATTTCCTTCAGACTCTTCGAAGTTCactgatgtttttgtttatctCCAGGCGCTTGATCAATGTGTGAACTCACTTAACGATTTAGGCATACAGAGAGTCTCTGCAAAAGACACTGCTACTGCTGCTCAG ACTGTTTCTTCGAGCGGCGAGAGGAGTATAGGAGCAGTGGCGAGTGTGCGTGCTGCAAATATATACGGTCTTGATATTCTTGTAGAGAACATACAA GATGATGCTAACAATGTGACACGGTTTCTTATACTTGCGAGAGATCCTATGATTCCAAGAACAGATCGACCATATAAG ACAAGTATTGTGTTCTCGCTAGAAGAAGGTCCTGGTGTGCTGTTCAAGGCCTTGGCTGTTTTTTCTTTAAGAAACATTAACTTATCCAAGATAGAAAGTCGTCCGCAGAGAAGAAGACCGCTAAGAGTAGTTGATGGTTCTAACAATGGATGCGCCAA GTACTTTGATTACTTATTCTACATTGATTTTGAAGCTTCCATGGCTGAAACACGTGCTCAGCACGCCCTTGGCCATTTACAG GAATTCACCAGTTTCATCCGTATCCTGGGGTGCTATCCTATGGATCTAGTCAGTTAA
- the LOC103871933 gene encoding zinc finger protein JAGGED-like isoform X1, with translation MRAEDSNALDLNNLPDDPSRDFFPFFEEGSSSSSPGGFREKQIKDDQKEYQCRFCSLKFFKSQALGGHMNRHRQERETESLNKARELVLRNDTFPPHQGPPSFSYHQGDVHIGDLITPFKPMMYPPRLFSPSSLLPPPPPPVVQPYMYPPPPARRPSSFPPRHTNDYYLYNNGTHHQTLTNSGCGGRAPPDSSYSFIGAPVANGSKVDPPISHPLPPHHGI, from the exons AT GAGAGCTGAGGATAGCAACGCTTTGGATCTCAATAACTTACCTGATGATCCATCTAGAGACTTTTTCCCATTCTTCGAAGAAggctcttcttcctcttctcctg GAGGGTTTAGAGAGAAGCAAATCAAAGATGATCAAAAAGAGTACCAATGTAGATTTTGTTCACTAAAGTTTTTCAAATCTCAAGCTCTCGGTGGCCACATGAACCGCCACCGCCAAG AGAGGGAGACGGAGTCACTTAACAAAGCTCGTGAACTTGTTCTTCGCAACGATACATTTCCTCCTCATCAAGGACCTCCGTCATTTAG TTATCATCAAGGAGATGTGCATATTGGAGACCTAATAACACCATTCAAACCAATGATGTATCCACCAAGATTATTCTCCCCCTCCTCTCTTCTTCCCCCGCCACCACCACCAGTTGTGCAACCTTATATGTATCCACCACCTCCTGCTCGGCGGCCGTCATCCTTTCCTCCCCGTCACACCAACGACTACTATTTGTACAACAATGGTACACATCACCAAACCCTAACCAATAGCGGTTGCGGTGGCCGTGCACCGCCTGACTCGAGCTACTCTTTCATTGGTGCACCCGTGGCTAATGGCTCTAAAGTTGATCCTCCTATTTCGCACCCTCTACCTCCACATCATGGGATATAA
- the LOC103871933 gene encoding zinc finger protein JAGGED-like isoform X2 — translation MRAEDSNALDLNNLPDDPSRDFFPFFEEGSSSSSPERETESLNKARELVLRNDTFPPHQGPPSFSYHQGDVHIGDLITPFKPMMYPPRLFSPSSLLPPPPPPVVQPYMYPPPPARRPSSFPPRHTNDYYLYNNGTHHQTLTNSGCGGRAPPDSSYSFIGAPVANGSKVDPPISHPLPPHHGI, via the exons AT GAGAGCTGAGGATAGCAACGCTTTGGATCTCAATAACTTACCTGATGATCCATCTAGAGACTTTTTCCCATTCTTCGAAGAAggctcttcttcctcttctcctg AGAGGGAGACGGAGTCACTTAACAAAGCTCGTGAACTTGTTCTTCGCAACGATACATTTCCTCCTCATCAAGGACCTCCGTCATTTAG TTATCATCAAGGAGATGTGCATATTGGAGACCTAATAACACCATTCAAACCAATGATGTATCCACCAAGATTATTCTCCCCCTCCTCTCTTCTTCCCCCGCCACCACCACCAGTTGTGCAACCTTATATGTATCCACCACCTCCTGCTCGGCGGCCGTCATCCTTTCCTCCCCGTCACACCAACGACTACTATTTGTACAACAATGGTACACATCACCAAACCCTAACCAATAGCGGTTGCGGTGGCCGTGCACCGCCTGACTCGAGCTACTCTTTCATTGGTGCACCCGTGGCTAATGGCTCTAAAGTTGATCCTCCTATTTCGCACCCTCTACCTCCACATCATGGGATATAA
- the LOC103871929 gene encoding lactoylglutathione lyase GLX1, with translation MSKTQICLCFIIFLYIWSSGSSREVVGQLETDCFSSDGRSKSSGICSPRASSLRKLADVASLDWPKNDTRRFFHVVYRVGDLDRTIKFYTECFGMKVSRQRDVPKEKYSNAFMGFGSEKSHFAVELTYNYGVSSYDIGDGFGHFTISTQDVYKMVETVRAKGGNVTREPGPVEGGSSIIAIVKDPDGYPFELIQRGPTPEPFCQVMLRVGDLDRAIKFYEKALGMRLLRRIKKPEYKYTIGMMGFNESVVLELTYKYGVTEYKKGNAYAQIAIGTDDVYKSGEVVKIVNKELGGKITREPGPLPGIGTKIVSFLDPDGWKTVLVDNKDFMKELG, from the exons ATGTCTAAAACGCAGATATGTCTTTGTTTCATCATCTTTTTATACATTTGGTCTTCAG GCAGTAGCAGAGAAGTTGTCGGTCAGTTAGAAACTGATTGTTTTTCAAGTGACGGACGTTCCAAGTCCAGTGGTATCTGCTCGCCTCGTGCATCTTCTCTCAG aAAATTGGCTGATGTTGCTTCATTGGATTGGCCAAAGAATGACACGCGCCGTTTCTTCCATGTTGTATACCGTGTTGGTGATCTTGACCGCACAATCAA GTTTTACACTGAGTGCTTTGGCATGAAGGTGTCGAGGCAAAGAGATGTCCCTAAGGAGAAGTATTCTAATGCTTTTATGGGTTTTGGATCTGAAAAATCCCACTTCGCTGTGGAGCTCacttata ATTATGGTGTTAGCTCATATGACATTGGAGATGGATTTGGTCATTTCACCATTTCAACTCAAGAT GTTTACAAAATGGTTGAGACCGTACGTGCCAAGGGTGGAAATGTCACCAGAGAACCTGGTCCGGTCGAAGGTGGAAGCAGCATCATTGCCATTGTGAAGGACCCTGATGGTTACCCTTTTGAACTCATCCAGAGAGGTCCAACTCCTGAACCATTCTGTCAAGTCATGCTTCGTGTTGGTGACCTTGACCGCGCCATCAAATTCTATGAGAAG GCCCTTGGGATGAGACTCTTGAGAAGGATTAAGAAACCTGAATACAAG TACACCATAGGCATGATGGGATTTAATGAGTCGGTAGTTTTGGAGCTAACCTATAAATATGGCGTGACTGAGTACAAAAAGGGCAATGCATATGCACAG ATTGCAATAGGCACTGATGATGTGTACAAAAGCGGTGAAGTTGTGAAGATAGTCAATAAAGAGCTAGGAGGAAAGATCACTAGAGAACCAGGACCACTTCCTGGAATAGGCACTAAGATTGTCTCATTTCTCGATCCAGATGGCTGGAAAACG GTTCTGGTAGACAACAAAGACTTTATGAAGGAACTAGGGTGA
- the LOC103871934 gene encoding uncharacterized protein LOC103871934: MNTSGVQQNAFEETRRNSALLCPQPRRLDVLSHHQHLARSLRRQVSHQMELSESNSRREMLDLILAKGGGGCEQQDPFFTGSPPSRVSNPLTKDSLFRDELFVVAPPPYTPRATKPPPPSSPRSGGGGCVRVVTNFGNKPPVRVVGFNCLDRDRRSSVPTLA; this comes from the exons atgaacacCTCTGGAGTCCAACAAAACGCCTTCGAGGAGACCAGGAGAAACTCCGCCCTCCTTTGCCCTCAACCGCGTCGTCTCGATGTCCTCAGCCACCACCAACACCTTGCTCGATCTCTCAGGCGGCAAGTCAG TCACCAGATGGAGCTGTCTGAATCGAATTCAAGAAGGGAGATGTTGGATCTCATCCTTGCGAAG GGTGGTGGTGGTTGTGAGCAGCAAGATCCTTTCTTCACGGGGTCACCGCCAAGTAGAGTTTCTAACCCTTTAACAAAGGATTCGCTTTTTCGTGACGAGCTTTTCGTGGTGGCTCCTCCTCCGTACACCCCACGCGCAACCAAGCCGCCACCACCGTCGTCTCCAAGGAGCGGTGGTGGCGGGTGCGTTAGGGTGGTGACTAACTTTGGGAACAAACCTCCTGTTCGTGTCGTGGGATTCAATTGTCTTGACAGGGACAGGCGCAGCAGCGTTCCGACTCTTGCTTAA